The genomic stretch TGGACATGTCATCATAAAAAAGGTGTCACAACattatttaaacacatttgttcATCTGCTAAACTCACGTGAGCGAAGGCCATGGTTTTGTCTGGCAGTTCCAGCATGGCTCCAGACATGTGGTGAACTGTGGTCATCTTGCAGGACTTCACCACCTCTCCAACGCGGTCATCTCCAGGAGGACACGGGTCAACCCTGATTCCTGGTTGAAGGAGGTAGCTGTGTAGGCTCAGAGCCACCAGACGGGTGGACGGCTCCACGTACAACACGCAGGCACGAACCTGCCAGGAGCAAAACAAAATTTCTTGCTAGTTTCTAATTCAAACCAAGAAAACAAAGTGCTTtttcaacaataataaaaaaaagagcttaaCCTCATCCCCCTCTTTGTAGCTTGATGCCTCTTTTGGCTCCATGTGGAGAAAGTCCACCTGGCCAGTGAAGGAGGACAAGAAGGACACACTCAGTCCATGTTTGGTCACCTGCAATATCAAAACATGAGATCAGAGATTGGTCATGCAAACATAAACGACTGTATTAATGAGGAGTGAAGAGCAGTTCTAAAataaagattgttttttttaacctttttgaTTGTAGCGTTAACCAGAAGACCGGGCAGAAGGTTGGTGAGGTTCCATCCCTGAGTTGACCGAATACAGGCCTGACTGCTGTTTAGCTGGCTGACAGAAAGACGGACCACCCGTCCTTCATTTTTTACTGCCTCTACTGTAGATGTCACATACTGACCCACTTTCAGATCTGAACGTAAATAAAAGAATTGTGCTTGAAAAATGAAGCCGGTGCATCCGTTACAACTAGTTTAAAACATTCTCTCTTACCTTCCTGATTGTTAGGTCCCTTTTTCTTAGGCAGGAAGGCGTTAGTTCCTTTGATGCCTATATCTACAATGTAGCCATGGTCCTCCACACTTTCCACGCATCCACTTAAAACCTGAGTTTTCGAAAAGGGAATGAAAAATGTGCCAATCacatcaaccaaaaatgtcatatttctCAATGATTCATTACCATGCCAGCATTCAGAGAGCTTGTAGTGAGAGCCTTGTTGACCAGCTTTGGATTGATTGACAGCTGGATGCTAAGGTTACCTCCTTTGGACGTGTCCAATTTGGCAACTGCACACCTCACTATCATCCCGGGACAAAGGAGGTCTGGCAGTGAACAAATGTCCTGCAGGGACATTTGCGAAAATCAGAAAATCACTTTTGAAAGAATGCGTTCAAAACCGAATGCatcaaataatctgatgagagtGATTGTATTGACTAATAGGCCCACAATCAGCAGCACAGACTCTTCAGACTTACCTCCATATCATCTGAATCCAGCTGCTCACTAAGCATCTTTGTATACGAGTCAGAGATGTTTCTGATGCTGAGGAAGCCTTGCAGGCCACAAGGCAGGCTGACTGTCACCTCGAAGTCTGCTACGTCCTTAACACAACCCAGCAACAGCATACCCTCCCTCACATTCTGCAAAATGAAGTGGGATATGGTAACACAATCGTAACAGCATCATTTTTCTGTGTCCAGCAAGAAATAGTTTAATCTAGTTGCACCGGCTTCCACCTTGCTGTATTTATTTCCTAATAATATATAGGTATTCTTGGCAAATGTATTACCTTGATATGCAAGATTTCCACAGTTTTGGCTGATGCGTTCAGAGTCAgggtttcctctttttctttgccTGTTTTAGGTTTCTTGATCTTCTTTCCATCATCTTTTAAAGTCCCCTTCCTTTTTTTCGTTTCCGACTCTTCATTAGACTGAGAAGACAAACAGGGTCACTTGATAAACATGCGCAAGGGGATGGAAACTGCTCTTCTAAATAAAGACTGTTTGCAGAAACAGCTAAACAAGAAAGTAAATGGACTGTACCTGGAACAAGTTATCCACATCTGTCCGCTGCACCACTATTTTACTCGGGGTGGGTTTCGCTACTGTCCCTCCACGAGGGAAATCCTCTTCCACTGATGCCATGAGATACCCGTTTTAAATATCTCGTAAAACTGTGCTTTAGTATAATTCAAGACGCTCAAAGtactttaaatgtgttgcttCTCGTTCCCAAAACCCCACATGCTGCTCAGGAACACGCCATGTTTACAACCCGGAAGAAAAGTTCCTGGGGGCGTTTGTATCTCGCCCAATCACAAACAAGGACAAATGATTGACAGTTCCTTCAGCCTGTCAGTGTTTAGTCTTGAAAACTACTTTGAGCGACACCGGCTTAGACAAATAGTGGCCGGATGCTGTTTGCCGAGGGGAGGCGGGACTTCCGCATGAACGGAGCAAATTGCGGCCTCTGCTGAAGGACACCTCTCTTCCACAGTTAGCGGTCGTTTGATTAAGGTAAGAACCACAAAACGTGAGATTCATTATTGTAGTTTTAGAATTACACATTATACAGCCTGCTTTTCAATCACCCGTTTCAATATCTCTGCAATGGTGTGTTATTTGTTCAGGAATTGGTCGGAATGGTAGAATAGCTAAGAGGTTGACGTAGCGAGCTAACGATAAGGTAGTAATAAATGTGCAAGTTCGGCGAGCAGGCGGTGCAAGTATCGTGTCGGCAAGCGTCGGAATACATTTTAGCACTTCAGCACAAAGTTCTTGTGAAGTGATTGTCCCAAAATATGAGACTAATGGCATGTGATGTGGAAGTGTGCTATTGTAGGTTTTGCTTAAAACTTGTTCCTGCAAGCGTGGATCAGGTCGAAATGTAGTTTCCGGCAACAAAACAATTTATAAGACAACATATCGTAtagaatattttttatttgtaacGGGTTAGCGGTCCTATAACTCAAGGTTACCGTGGTGTACCTGTGCCTTCCTATAGTTGTGGCCATGCAACTCTCTTCCTTCAAATGCCAGGTTTTATTATGATTGAATCAGAGATTTCTGCTACTAATATGAAATTAAATATCTTTGTCCTTGCAGTAGGACCATCAATAATCCACCATGGGAGGACATGATGCTGGAACCCAGCACCAGTTTACTGGGATAGCCAAGTACTTCAATGCATACACAATCACAGGAAGGAGGAATGTGAGTTGATTGTAACCCAACTGAACATAAAATGCTACAATTATTTATGCATAAAATGCTTTTTGAACTGTATGACTCAATCAAGGTTGTGCTTTTCTCCTCAGTGTGTTTTGGCCACATATGCAAGCATACTAGGCGTTGTCCTGTTCTTCAAATTGAAGCCCAAGAAAAAAGCCATCACAGAAAAGTGATCATGTGAGTCGACGTCCTCAATTAAAGTTCTTAAATCCACGTCAAACTTCACTTCATGCCACCCGTGTTGTATCTTTGCAGGTGTCTGTGGATGGAAGCGACTAGATGTGCTTGTTATAAAAGATGAccatttgttgtttgtgtgtcaataaacacatttgccagaacattaaaaaaaaacttgttttatttacagtgtaCAATATTATTAATGACTATGATACAGACATATCAGTCACAAGCTAAACAGATTTTTACTTGTGGTAAAAAAAGGTCCTTATTTAAGAATGGCACTTCTGAGGAAAGGGACCAGGGATGGTGGCTATGAGATTTTAATTAATTTCTCACAGTGTTAAACACAATTTTTTCACTATAACCGTAAATCTTTAGCTGCTTGAGGAGTTTTGTTCAAaaaatatatactttttttCCATTCTAGAGAGTCACGGGTTGTAGGCACCGGCTGCTAGCAGCAGGTTCCTGCGCGTGAAGTGGAGGTGCACGACGGGCGTAGATTTAGACATGTATGTGCCAAGAATAAGCTCCTGAGAATTGTCTTGTAAATGTATGTGtcctgtagctgctgtgaaATCATCAGTCTCCAAATCGTCAAATGCTTTCGTAGCATCCCACAGGCGCACCGTGTTGTCCATGGAACCTAAAAGTACATGAGGCGATCCGCACGTTATTGGACACGACTGAGGCAAATGATTTCAAACTGAATTTGACAATGGTCACACACCGGAGGCAAGGATCTCCCCATCTCTACTGAACTTCAGGGTGTAGACGGTATCAGTGTGTCCTTTCAGCTCTCCCACCATGAGTCCGTGACCAATGTCCCACAGGAGCACTCTGCTATCGGTGGCCCCCGAAGCCAAGAACTTCCCACTGGGAGAGAAATCCAGTGCATGAATCGGCCCCTGTGGAAGATGAGATATGACAGTAAACACCTGCTGCCAATCAGGCTGTGAGCAACGTTCTGCTCACATTATTCTCACAAATAGTCCATCTGGACGGACAATAAGTGCATAAAGGAACATCTAAGGCTACTACAACAGAACGGCtataataaaacaaatcaatTGTACTGTAACAAGAATTACAGCTCCCTCATCCTGACCTTGTGCCCGGTGAAAATGCGGACACAGTTGCCATTTAGGACATCCCACATCCGGATGGTGCGATCGGATGACCCCGTGGCGATGTAATTGGAGTTGGGGTGGAAGCGGGTGCATGTGACGTCAGCGAGGTGACCCGAAAATATCCGCAGAGGCTGGTAGTGATCTGTTGCCCACAGGCTGGCATAAAAAGCACAGCACGGAATAAAGTCAGCCTTTATTTCGACAGCTACAGCGACCGACCATGCAGACGGGTGCAGTTTCTTACCGGGCCACTCTGTCGTGTCCCCCTGAGACAAAGTAGTATCCGTGTGGGGAAAAACTGACATCCCAGACGGGATAATTGTGGCCTTTGTAACCCACTAGACACGTAAAGGTTTGGAGACTCCACAGCCGAACTGTTCCATCTTCAGAGCTCGACAACAAGTAATTTCtgaagggcaaaggtcaagCAGAATTACTCCATCTTCATCAACATTCTTACACATATAATGAATAATTCTCATGCAAAGCTGCACATTTTAAGAGACATTTCCTGTCTGGAGTGAAAAAACATTGCAGAAAAATGATTAGAGGAGTTCTACCTGTCTGGACTGAAACTGACACCATACACTGGGCCACTGTGTCCATGGAGAATCTTTGACTCGCTGGATGTCTTCTCATCCATGATCCTCTCCAGCACGTCATCGGACTCCTTGTCAATCAGATTTAAGTCTGCGGGCAGAAGCGAGGGGAACATTTGAATTGTGTTCCAGGAAATCAGACGATCACGGCTGATGTGTTAGAGTCTCTGTTGATGGTCGTACCTGCTGCAGACTTGACCTTGCGGAGCTTTTTCGGGGTGACGCTCCACACCCTGACTGTGGAGTCAGCAAAGCCCCCCGCAATCAAGCTCGAGTCATCCGTCACGTCCACTCCAGTCAGACCCTGCAGCAGCCCAGGAGtggatttctttcatttttttaaaaatgctgtttttgggTGTTCTGCAGGCGTGGGAATAATTCAGCGATGCTGCACTGAAAACTGGATACTGGTGGAGGCCACActaacaggggaaacaggcctCCTATCTGACATGTGACGGGGTGAATCGTGTGAGGCTTAACACAGCTTTCAATAAGTGTCTCTACTGTACTGGAAAAAGCCTTAAATTAAAGGATGAGAATATGATCTTCATGCCAACGGTTGATTTCAGGTGTAATGAGATAAACATTATCTGGTTTTGTTTGGTTGAGTTATTACCTGGTATGCATTGaggaatgaataaaaacaaatggatGGAAGGGCGTCTGGCCCCAGACGGATCCTCTTGGTAGCCTCCTTCATGTACATGATTTTGTCCAGCTTATCTGAATCCTTTAGTTCCGGTAGAGGTATTCTGGTCATC from Takifugu flavidus isolate HTHZ2018 chromosome 6, ASM371156v2, whole genome shotgun sequence encodes the following:
- the atp5md gene encoding ATP synthase membrane subunit DAPIT, mitochondrial, which codes for MGGHDAGTQHQFTGIAKYFNAYTITGRRNCVLATYASILGVVLFFKLKPKKKAITEK